Proteins encoded within one genomic window of Nordella sp. HKS 07:
- a CDS encoding MFS transporter, which produces MTAAESPESPSSPPSQASVFRHRGFLYYWLARLLVSFATQIISVAVGWQVYDLTRNPLDLGLVGLVQFLPSLLLVLVTGAVADRHNRRAIMAICLALEAAICAGLIVFTWSRSAEVWPVFALLAVFGVARAFMGPASQSLVPNLVPQKELSTAIAWNSSSWQIATITGPVAGGLLYGLSEYAAYGAALTLLATGAVLVGLMPKPVQLRSEQARSLATLFAGFRYVWSEKVVLGAISLDLFAVLLGGAMALLPVYARDILDAGPWGLGLLRAAPGFGALIVAAWLTRNTIRDHAGLIMFIFVAGFGFFTMVFGASTTVWLSVLALALAGACDMISVYVRETLIQLWTPDDVRGRVNAVNMVFIGASNELGEFRAGISAFLFGAVPAVVFGGAGTIAVALLWAMWFPQLRQVRRLDRGR; this is translated from the coding sequence ATGACCGCCGCCGAATCTCCCGAATCCCCGTCCTCTCCACCTTCGCAAGCCTCCGTATTCCGCCATCGCGGATTTCTCTATTACTGGCTGGCGCGTCTGCTGGTGAGCTTCGCCACGCAGATCATCTCCGTCGCCGTCGGCTGGCAGGTCTATGACCTGACCCGCAACCCCCTCGATCTGGGGCTCGTCGGTTTGGTGCAGTTCCTGCCATCGCTGCTGCTCGTGCTGGTGACCGGCGCCGTGGCGGACCGCCATAATCGTCGCGCCATCATGGCCATCTGCCTGGCGCTCGAAGCGGCGATTTGCGCCGGGCTCATCGTCTTCACCTGGAGCCGGAGTGCTGAGGTGTGGCCGGTCTTCGCGCTGCTTGCCGTCTTCGGCGTGGCGCGCGCCTTCATGGGACCGGCCTCGCAATCGCTCGTGCCAAATCTTGTCCCGCAAAAGGAGCTCTCGACAGCCATCGCCTGGAATTCCTCCTCATGGCAGATCGCCACCATCACCGGGCCGGTGGCGGGCGGGCTGCTCTACGGGCTTTCGGAATATGCCGCCTATGGCGCGGCGCTCACTCTGCTCGCGACGGGAGCCGTCCTCGTCGGGCTGATGCCCAAGCCGGTCCAGCTCCGGTCGGAGCAGGCCAGGAGTCTCGCCACGCTGTTCGCCGGCTTCCGCTATGTGTGGTCGGAGAAGGTGGTGCTGGGCGCCATCTCGCTCGATCTCTTCGCGGTTCTTCTCGGCGGGGCCATGGCGCTCCTGCCGGTCTATGCCCGCGACATTCTCGATGCCGGGCCCTGGGGGCTCGGCCTGCTGCGCGCCGCTCCCGGCTTCGGCGCGCTCATCGTCGCCGCCTGGCTCACGCGCAACACCATCCGCGATCATGCCGGGCTCATCATGTTCATCTTCGTCGCGGGCTTCGGCTTCTTCACCATGGTCTTCGGCGCTTCGACGACCGTCTGGCTGTCGGTGCTGGCCTTGGCGCTGGCGGGCGCCTGCGACATGATCAGCGTGTATGTGCGTGAGACACTCATCCAGCTGTGGACACCCGACGACGTGCGCGGACGCGTCAATGCGGTGAACATGGTTTTCATCGGCGCCTCGAACGAGCTCGGCGAGTTTCGTGCCGGCATCTCGGCGTTCCTGTTCGGCGCTGTGCCGGCCGTCGTCTTCGGCGGGGCAGGAACGATTGCCGTGGCGTTGCTCTGGGCGATGTGGTTTCCACAATTGCGACAGGTGCGCAGACTCGACAGAGGAAGGTAA
- a CDS encoding CHAT domain-containing protein → MHLPVVIIFVAALLAAGAPARAQSLEAAETAPSAETTAPPAPEADAAKLACPDAMRIYSEAAGDSDKALPPAPQATVSGTPDRAAAASRKEDKIAASRKRLADTITKFGEKAPRTAQAYRLLARDYRDAAKYEDSVTALEAAMRIADAAVGKKRAELADIQMELAQTYTNKGDRLSALAMYNAARNTFEEALGSDHPKVALALHNIGKIDLNMTQFEPALAAFATARKVYEANLPAETSRLVELLIDTSSVHARIGNRETALAFAKEAVALAREKLGPDHRSNALALHFAGTINRGMGRSADALTDLGAALRIYLGNEAKTRRRIPEVLDDVSVALVRADCLDQAVEVQTLSIAHYAALYGENHNRVASAYHRLGGLYRESGKFAEARAPLFKAASIYENIFGPNHRRIADVYADLASASARIDLNSEALRYGFRALRIRNVNKQADPEDLRQSYWSLSIVLKQQGDMTAAIAFAKMAVNINQEIRSQNRNLPEELTRALAGRYRELYEYLANMLIGAGRLQEAQQVLDLIKQQELFDFVRRDSKDANLDGRAALTPTEADLSAKIMELVEAPISAAEEIEALKKKQAELGLSKDEEHLVSTLEQSLADQFRRQQTVIDDLLAEVENANRDIEREVNRLDLDLVDATQERLKGMKGRAVELQIASLDDALHIFLTTERTGIHKEVPVGRKEMAFLVFKARSATAGRDPEARQHLQRLYDILVKPVAPELKAARAEVLMFNLSGVLRYVPLAALHSGERYLVEDYAVALSTTAANTRYEALPRERGKAAGFGVTKPHEGFSALPGVAEELETVFDGADTKGYLAGKPLMDEGFNSESMGEALKAKPLYLHVASHFRLVPGDASNSVLLLGDGRRLSLDEFRKDERFRLTDLDLLTLSACETAGGVDQTGAEIESFASVVQKRGASSVLATLWPIADSSTSLLMADFYKNFLALGADKATSLRKAQIAMLKGELKPTTQVTASRSASETIETPIADTLADEPGFQHPYFWSAFILMGNWL, encoded by the coding sequence ATGCACCTTCCAGTAGTGATCATTTTCGTCGCGGCGCTGCTCGCTGCGGGCGCGCCGGCGCGGGCGCAAAGTCTGGAAGCAGCGGAGACAGCGCCGTCCGCCGAGACGACAGCCCCGCCGGCGCCCGAGGCTGACGCCGCGAAGCTCGCCTGCCCCGACGCCATGCGTATCTATAGTGAGGCGGCCGGCGACTCGGACAAAGCCTTGCCGCCGGCACCCCAGGCGACGGTGTCCGGTACGCCGGATCGCGCCGCCGCTGCCTCGCGCAAGGAGGACAAGATCGCGGCGTCCAGGAAGCGGCTGGCCGACACGATCACGAAATTTGGCGAAAAGGCCCCCCGCACTGCTCAGGCCTATCGCCTCCTGGCGCGCGATTATCGCGACGCCGCGAAATACGAGGACTCCGTCACGGCGCTCGAGGCGGCGATGCGCATAGCCGACGCCGCGGTGGGCAAGAAGCGCGCCGAGCTCGCCGACATCCAGATGGAGCTCGCCCAAACCTACACCAACAAGGGCGATCGTCTCAGCGCGCTCGCCATGTACAACGCCGCCCGCAATACCTTCGAGGAGGCCCTCGGCTCCGACCATCCCAAGGTCGCGCTCGCCTTGCACAATATCGGCAAGATCGACCTCAACATGACGCAGTTCGAGCCGGCCCTTGCCGCCTTCGCCACCGCGCGTAAGGTCTATGAGGCGAATCTGCCGGCCGAGACCAGCCGGCTGGTCGAGCTCCTGATCGACACCTCGAGTGTTCATGCGCGCATCGGCAATCGCGAGACGGCGCTGGCCTTCGCCAAAGAGGCCGTGGCGCTCGCCCGCGAGAAGCTGGGTCCCGACCATCGCAGCAATGCGCTGGCGCTGCATTTCGCCGGCACCATCAATCGCGGCATGGGCCGCAGCGCCGATGCGTTGACCGATCTGGGCGCGGCGCTGCGCATCTATCTCGGCAACGAGGCGAAGACGCGGCGCCGCATTCCCGAAGTGCTCGACGATGTCAGCGTCGCTCTCGTGCGCGCCGACTGTCTCGACCAGGCGGTCGAGGTCCAGACGCTATCGATCGCCCATTATGCCGCGCTCTATGGCGAGAACCACAACCGCGTGGCCTCCGCCTATCACCGCCTCGGCGGGCTTTATCGCGAGAGCGGAAAGTTCGCCGAGGCGCGGGCGCCCTTGTTCAAGGCGGCCTCTATCTATGAGAACATCTTCGGCCCCAATCACCGGCGCATCGCCGATGTCTATGCCGACCTCGCCAGTGCCAGCGCCCGCATCGACCTCAATTCCGAAGCCTTGAGATACGGCTTCCGGGCGTTGCGCATCCGCAATGTCAACAAGCAGGCCGATCCCGAAGATCTGCGCCAGAGCTACTGGTCTCTGTCCATTGTGCTCAAGCAGCAGGGCGATATGACCGCGGCCATCGCCTTCGCCAAAATGGCGGTGAACATCAATCAGGAGATCCGCTCGCAGAACCGCAACCTGCCGGAGGAACTGACCCGGGCGCTCGCCGGCCGGTACCGCGAGCTCTATGAATATCTCGCCAACATGCTGATCGGCGCCGGCCGTCTGCAGGAGGCCCAGCAGGTTCTCGACCTCATCAAACAGCAGGAACTGTTCGACTTCGTCCGCCGCGACAGCAAGGACGCGAATCTCGACGGCCGTGCCGCCCTCACCCCGACCGAGGCCGATCTGTCGGCCAAGATCATGGAGCTGGTGGAAGCGCCGATCAGCGCTGCCGAGGAGATCGAGGCGTTGAAGAAAAAGCAGGCCGAGCTGGGCTTGAGCAAGGACGAAGAGCATCTCGTCTCGACACTCGAGCAGTCGCTCGCCGATCAATTCCGCCGGCAGCAGACGGTGATCGATGATCTTCTCGCCGAAGTCGAGAACGCCAATCGCGACATCGAGCGCGAGGTCAACCGACTCGATCTCGACCTTGTCGACGCCACGCAGGAGCGTCTCAAGGGTATGAAGGGTCGCGCCGTCGAGCTTCAGATCGCGAGCCTCGATGACGCGCTCCATATCTTTCTCACCACCGAGCGCACCGGCATCCACAAGGAAGTGCCGGTCGGGCGCAAGGAAATGGCCTTCCTCGTCTTCAAGGCCCGGAGCGCTACCGCCGGCCGCGATCCTGAGGCGCGCCAGCATCTGCAGCGTCTCTACGATATCCTGGTGAAGCCCGTAGCACCCGAACTCAAAGCGGCGCGCGCCGAGGTGCTGATGTTCAACCTGAGCGGCGTGCTGCGCTACGTGCCCTTGGCGGCGCTCCATTCGGGCGAGCGCTATCTGGTCGAGGACTATGCCGTCGCCCTGTCCACCACCGCCGCCAATACGCGCTATGAGGCACTGCCGCGCGAGCGCGGCAAGGCGGCGGGATTTGGCGTGACCAAGCCGCATGAAGGTTTCTCCGCCTTGCCCGGCGTGGCCGAGGAGCTCGAGACGGTATTCGACGGCGCCGACACCAAAGGTTATCTCGCCGGCAAGCCCTTGATGGATGAGGGCTTCAACAGCGAGTCGATGGGCGAAGCACTTAAAGCCAAGCCGCTCTATCTGCATGTCGCGAGCCATTTCCGCCTGGTGCCGGGCGATGCCAGCAATTCGGTGTTGCTTTTGGGCGACGGACGCCGCCTTTCCCTCGACGAGTTCCGCAAGGACGAGCGCTTCCGGCTGACCGATCTCGATTTGCTCACCTTGTCCGCCTGCGAGACGGCGGGCGGGGTCGACCAGACGGGAGCCGAGATCGAAAGCTTCGCCTCCGTCGTGCAGAAGCGCGGCGCCTCCTCGGTATTGGCGACCCTGTGGCCGATCGCCGACAGCTCGACCTCGCTGCTGATGGCGGACTTCTACAAGAACTTCCTGGCGCTGGGCGCCGACAAGGCGACCTCCTTGCGCAAGGCGCAGATCGCCATGCTGAAGGGCGAGCTCAAACCCACGACGCAGGTCACCGCCTCGCGCTCCGCCAGCGAGACGATCGAGACGCCGATCGCCGATACCCTCGCCGACGAGCCCGGCTTCCAGCATCCCTATTTCTGGTCGGCCTTCATCCTGATGGGGAATTGGCTGTAG
- a CDS encoding HD domain-containing protein, which translates to MKSDLAVDRSTIVAFIADIFERRGAESYLGEPVTMSQHMLQGAVLAEREGAGDELVAAALLHDIGHYTSEFGPYSPDDTEDNHHDEAGAKVLEHFFPPVITECVRLHVAAKRYLCATDETYYGKLSPASRHTLELQGGAMSAAEVAEFRRNPFYQEAVRVRLWDEGGKDPDMATPPFRHYVPVLQRVVDRYAAGHEA; encoded by the coding sequence ATGAAAAGCGATCTCGCCGTCGACCGATCCACCATCGTCGCCTTCATCGCCGACATCTTCGAAAGGCGCGGTGCCGAGTCCTATCTGGGCGAGCCCGTCACCATGTCGCAGCATATGCTGCAGGGGGCGGTGCTGGCCGAGCGGGAAGGGGCTGGCGACGAGCTCGTCGCGGCCGCACTCCTGCATGACATCGGCCACTATACCAGCGAGTTCGGGCCTTACTCGCCAGACGATACCGAGGACAATCATCATGATGAGGCGGGGGCCAAGGTGCTCGAGCATTTCTTCCCGCCGGTGATCACCGAATGCGTGCGCCTGCATGTGGCGGCCAAGCGCTATCTCTGCGCCACCGATGAGACCTATTACGGCAAGCTCAGCCCGGCCTCGCGCCATACGCTCGAACTGCAGGGCGGTGCGATGAGCGCAGCGGAGGTGGCGGAATTCCGGCGCAATCCGTTTTACCAGGAAGCCGTGCGCGTCCGGCTGTGGGACGAGGGCGGCAAGGATCCCGATATGGCGACGCCGCCCTTCCGGCATTATGTGCCGGTGCTGCAGCGCGTGGTGGACAGGTATGCGGCGGGGCACGAGGCTTAA
- a CDS encoding gamma-butyrobetaine dioxygenase, which translates to MPLKNATLIDGGKAVGLDWTSGEYARFHALWLRDNAPDGATRSATNGQRLITLLDIPVETKITAAEISAGGDLTLTFAPEGKAVTYSATWLAAHIYDRRPEQKAGWLAPEIETWDGRLQARMPVVGHEESQADRAAFGQWLAGVRRYGFGLMTGVPRASGALIDVARMFGYVRETNYGQWFEVRAEVNPNNLAYTNLGLQAHTDNPYRDPVPTLQLLACLENTVDGGDSVVVDGFRAALRLSDEDPKGFALLTRHSARFEYAGSAGVRLRAKRPMIELGPDGELIAIRFNNRSAAAFTDIPYDDMAGFYAAYRRFAEIIEDPAMEVTFKLKPGELFIVDNTRVLHARKSFSSSGTRWLQGCYADKDGLLSTLAAIEHEQKEAA; encoded by the coding sequence ATGCCGCTCAAAAACGCAACCCTCATCGACGGCGGCAAGGCCGTCGGGCTCGACTGGACATCCGGCGAATATGCCCGCTTTCATGCATTATGGCTGCGCGACAATGCGCCGGACGGTGCCACGCGCAGCGCTACCAACGGGCAGCGCCTGATCACCTTGCTCGATATTCCGGTGGAGACGAAGATCACCGCGGCCGAAATTTCCGCCGGAGGCGATCTGACGCTCACCTTCGCACCCGAAGGCAAGGCCGTCACTTATTCGGCGACGTGGCTCGCTGCTCATATCTATGACCGCAGGCCGGAGCAGAAAGCGGGCTGGCTTGCGCCTGAGATCGAGACCTGGGACGGGCGCTTGCAAGCCCGCATGCCGGTCGTCGGACATGAGGAGAGCCAGGCGGATCGCGCCGCCTTCGGCCAGTGGCTCGCAGGTGTTCGGCGCTACGGCTTCGGCCTGATGACCGGCGTGCCGCGGGCGAGCGGCGCGCTGATCGATGTCGCAAGGATGTTCGGCTATGTGCGCGAGACGAATTATGGCCAATGGTTCGAGGTGCGCGCCGAGGTCAATCCTAACAATCTCGCTTACACAAATCTTGGCCTGCAAGCCCATACCGACAATCCCTATCGCGATCCCGTACCGACGCTGCAGTTGCTCGCCTGCCTCGAGAACACGGTCGACGGCGGCGACTCGGTGGTGGTGGACGGATTCCGCGCGGCGCTGCGGCTCAGCGATGAGGATCCGAAAGGCTTCGCGCTCCTCACCCGTCATAGCGCGCGTTTCGAATATGCGGGATCGGCCGGCGTCAGGCTAAGGGCCAAGCGGCCGATGATCGAGCTCGGCCCCGACGGCGAATTGATCGCCATCCGCTTCAACAACCGTTCGGCCGCGGCCTTCACCGACATTCCCTATGACGACATGGCGGGCTTCTACGCCGCCTATCGCCGCTTCGCCGAGATCATCGAGGATCCGGCGATGGAAGTGACCTTCAAGCTCAAGCCCGGCGAGCTCTTCATCGTCGACAACACCCGCGTGCTGCATGCGCGCAAATCCTTCTCGAGTTCCGGCACGCGCTGGCTCCAGGGCTGCTATGCCGACAAGGACGGTTTGCTGTCGACGCTCGCCGCGATCGAGCATGAGCAGAAGGAGGCGGCATGA
- a CDS encoding LysR family transcriptional regulator: protein MTEQGELSPPLIWLKAFEAAARHASFTLASQELGLTQAAVSQQIKALEGRLGARLFHRRQRGVALTAEGAAYLPHIQQAFASLGRSTQELFGRRSRQTMTILSPISFAALWLAPRLPLLERETDGLGIDITTMHLPDAYEATDAAFDIRFGLSDWPGRTAYRLTSERLTPVAAPGALKARAKQAADIWRRLPLLTVRGAREMWPDWFALAGEPPRGVARYRFDSFIAAMSAAEAGAGILLGSRPLIDAALRRKTLVRLSDFELQSAAGHFLTHAAGRPLSPAQAAFLAALTRAAAQETATPLV from the coding sequence ATGACAGAGCAAGGTGAGCTTTCCCCGCCGCTGATCTGGCTGAAAGCCTTCGAGGCCGCCGCCCGCCATGCGAGCTTCACGCTCGCCTCCCAGGAACTCGGCCTCACCCAGGCCGCCGTCAGCCAGCAGATCAAGGCGCTGGAAGGCCGCCTCGGCGCCAGGCTGTTCCATCGCCGCCAGCGCGGCGTCGCCCTGACGGCGGAGGGCGCTGCCTATCTTCCCCATATCCAGCAGGCCTTTGCCAGCCTTGGCCGCAGCACCCAGGAGCTGTTCGGCCGGCGCAGCCGGCAGACGATGACGATCCTCTCGCCCATTTCCTTCGCTGCTTTATGGCTCGCCCCCCGCCTGCCTTTGCTCGAGCGCGAAACGGATGGGCTGGGCATTGACATCACCACCATGCACCTGCCCGACGCCTATGAGGCGACCGACGCGGCTTTCGATATCCGCTTCGGCCTCAGCGACTGGCCTGGGCGCACCGCCTATCGCCTCACCAGCGAGAGGCTGACACCGGTGGCGGCACCCGGCGCGCTGAAGGCTCGCGCGAAACAGGCGGCCGACATCTGGCGGCGCCTGCCTCTGCTGACAGTGCGCGGCGCGCGCGAAATGTGGCCCGACTGGTTCGCGCTGGCCGGCGAGCCGCCGCGCGGCGTGGCGCGCTACCGCTTCGACAGTTTCATTGCCGCCATGAGTGCCGCCGAGGCCGGCGCCGGCATTCTCCTGGGCTCCCGCCCGCTGATCGATGCGGCTCTCCGCCGAAAAACCTTGGTGCGGCTGTCGGACTTCGAACTGCAATCTGCCGCCGGCCATTTCCTGACCCATGCCGCCGGACGTCCCCTGAGCCCGGCCCAGGCCGCCTTCCTGGCCGCGCTGACCCGCGCCGCCGCGCAGGAAACGGCCACCCCGCTTGTGTGA
- a CDS encoding NADP-dependent isocitrate dehydrogenase, whose amino-acid sequence MAKIKVANPVVELDGDEMTRIIWDLIKTKLIHPYLDVPLEYYDLSVENRDKTKDQVTIDAAHAIKKHGVGVKCATITPDEGRVKEFNLQQMWKSPNGTIRNILGGVIFREPIICSNVPRLVPGWTQPIIVGRHAFGDQYRATDFKFPGKGKLTIKFVGEDGKTIEHEVFSAPGSGVAMAMYNLDESIKEFARASLNYGLNRNYPVYLSTKNTILKVYDGRFKDIFQEVYDSEFKAEFEKRKIFYEHRLIDDMVASALKWTGGYVWACKNYDGDVQSDTVAQGFGSLGLMTSVLMTPDGKTVEAEAAHGTVTRHYRLHQQGKQTSTNSTASIFAWSRGLAHRAKLDNNEALRKFADTLEKVTVATIEEGKMTKDLAVLVGPDQAWLSTEGFIDAVDKALQKAMA is encoded by the coding sequence ATGGCAAAGATAAAGGTCGCAAATCCGGTGGTCGAGCTGGATGGCGATGAAATGACGCGCATCATCTGGGATCTCATCAAGACGAAGCTGATCCACCCCTATCTCGATGTTCCGCTCGAATATTACGATCTCTCCGTCGAGAATCGCGACAAGACCAAGGACCAGGTCACCATCGACGCCGCCCACGCCATCAAGAAGCATGGCGTCGGCGTCAAATGCGCCACCATCACGCCGGACGAAGGGCGCGTGAAGGAATTCAATCTGCAGCAGATGTGGAAGTCGCCCAACGGCACGATCCGCAACATCCTGGGCGGCGTCATCTTCCGCGAGCCGATCATCTGCTCCAACGTGCCGCGCCTGGTGCCGGGCTGGACCCAGCCGATCATCGTCGGCCGTCATGCCTTCGGCGATCAGTACCGCGCCACCGATTTCAAGTTTCCGGGCAAGGGCAAGCTCACGATCAAATTCGTCGGCGAGGATGGCAAGACCATCGAGCATGAGGTCTTCTCGGCGCCGGGATCCGGCGTCGCTATGGCGATGTACAATCTCGACGAGTCGATCAAGGAATTCGCCCGCGCGTCCTTGAATTACGGCCTCAACCGCAACTATCCGGTCTATCTCTCGACCAAGAACACCATCCTCAAGGTCTATGACGGCCGCTTCAAGGACATCTTCCAGGAAGTCTATGACAGCGAGTTCAAAGCCGAGTTCGAGAAGCGCAAGATCTTCTACGAGCACCGCCTGATCGACGACATGGTGGCCTCGGCGCTGAAGTGGACCGGCGGCTATGTCTGGGCGTGCAAGAACTATGACGGCGACGTGCAGTCCGACACCGTGGCGCAAGGCTTCGGCTCGCTTGGCCTGATGACCTCGGTGCTGATGACGCCGGACGGCAAGACGGTTGAGGCTGAAGCCGCCCACGGCACGGTGACGCGTCATTATCGCCTGCACCAGCAGGGCAAGCAGACCTCGACCAATTCGACGGCCTCGATATTCGCCTGGAGCCGTGGCCTCGCCCATCGCGCCAAGCTCGACAACAACGAGGCGCTCAGAAAATTCGCCGACACGCTGGAAAAGGTGACGGTGGCGACCATCGAGGAAGGCAAGATGACCAAGGACCTCGCGGTTCTGGTCGGCCCCGATCAGGCATGGCTCTCGACCGAGGGCTTCATCGACGCCGTCGACAAGGCGCTGCAGAAGGCGATGGCCTGA
- a CDS encoding GFA family protein, which yields MARPVFTGGCQCGAVRYRIEGPLGRAGICHCRMCQKAFGSWGAALVSVPVAQLTWSRGQPSEFRSSAIVARGFCAQCGTPLHMKEDGDPVYEIAIGSLDAPELAPPTEQSGVEAELSWFKSLSALPRQATEDYRSPQDMAKLRSLQHPDHDTERASRRSQTTAPKRKRAN from the coding sequence ATGGCTCGACCGGTCTTCACAGGTGGCTGCCAATGCGGCGCGGTGCGCTACCGCATAGAAGGTCCCTTGGGCCGGGCCGGCATCTGCCATTGCCGCATGTGCCAGAAGGCCTTCGGAAGCTGGGGCGCAGCTTTGGTGTCCGTGCCTGTGGCACAACTCACCTGGAGCCGCGGCCAGCCGTCGGAATTCCGCTCCTCGGCCATCGTGGCGCGCGGCTTCTGCGCCCAATGCGGTACGCCGCTCCACATGAAGGAAGACGGCGATCCCGTTTACGAAATCGCCATCGGATCACTCGACGCCCCGGAACTGGCACCCCCGACCGAACAGTCGGGCGTCGAGGCGGAACTGTCGTGGTTCAAATCCCTGAGCGCGCTGCCGCGCCAGGCGACCGAGGACTACCGCAGTCCTCAGGATATGGCGAAGCTCAGGAGCTTACAGCACCCTGACCATGATACTGAGCGCGCTTCCCGGCGAAGTCAGACCACTGCGCCGAAAAGGAAGCGCGCCAATTAA
- a CDS encoding DUF6356 family protein, with protein MIIQRFFLSHPHKVGESYFEHMLFALKFSGRLFRASAAAFLHAFVPSLCETTASRSIMDMHAEIAARRAQMAKADSHPISAPAARANPAKVEDFGEKDLLQHT; from the coding sequence ATGATCATCCAGCGCTTCTTTCTCAGCCATCCGCACAAGGTCGGTGAAAGCTATTTCGAGCATATGCTGTTCGCGCTGAAATTCAGCGGCCGGCTGTTCAGGGCCTCAGCGGCGGCCTTCCTGCATGCCTTCGTGCCGTCTCTATGCGAGACGACGGCTTCGCGCTCGATCATGGACATGCATGCGGAGATCGCGGCCCGGCGCGCCCAGATGGCGAAGGCGGACAGCCATCCGATCAGCGCTCCGGCGGCCAGAGCAAATCCCGCCAAAGTCGAAGACTTTGGCGAAAAGGATTTGCTCCAACATACTTAA
- a CDS encoding Lrp/AsnC family transcriptional regulator produces MLDKTDRAILAELQNDATLTVDALAERIHLSRNACWRRVKQLEETGVIKGRVALLDAGKLGLGLTAFIAIRTAQHEEKWLEKFSRAVRDFPEIIGVYRTTGETDYLLQAVVSDIAGYDQLYKRLIARIALTDVSASFVMEKIKETTALPLD; encoded by the coding sequence ATGCTGGACAAAACCGATCGCGCCATCCTCGCCGAGCTGCAGAATGATGCTACCCTCACCGTCGATGCGCTGGCCGAGCGCATCCATCTGTCGCGCAATGCCTGCTGGCGCAGGGTGAAGCAGCTCGAGGAGACGGGTGTCATCAAGGGCCGCGTGGCGCTGCTCGATGCGGGAAAGCTCGGCCTCGGCCTGACCGCCTTCATCGCCATCCGCACCGCCCAGCATGAGGAAAAATGGCTCGAGAAATTCTCCCGTGCGGTGCGCGATTTCCCGGAAATCATCGGCGTCTACCGTACCACCGGCGAGACCGACTATCTGCTCCAGGCGGTGGTCAGCGACATCGCCGGCTATGACCAGCTTTACAAGCGCCTCATAGCCCGCATCGCGCTCACCGATGTCTCGGCGAGTTTCGTGATGGAGAAGATCAAGGAGACGACGGCGCTGCCGCTGGATTAG
- a CDS encoding cyclic nucleotide-gated ion channel, whose amino-acid sequence MASVSARRRAYEIIEPGIKRDRPALWFERASILIILASVAVAVASTVEGLDLGILRDLYAGEFAFGLFFLGEYAARLWTAPEHPVFGGENGRGVAAFMLSPLMLLDAAGLVPLFLLVVRPHALAPILIFQVLRFFRLARYSPALATVGRVLSSEWRPLMAAGLIGLGLLLVAATGMYLIEHDVQPVNFGSIPAAMYWAVVTVVTVGYGDVVPITPLGKLFTGFVMLGGLVFFALPVAIIATGFLAEIRRRDFIVNYGMVARVPAFAGLDGAALAELVSLLRARKFPPNTIIIRKGEEGDSMYFIATGEVEVVLPHQTVILEEGDFFGEVAVLGRVKRTATVIARRTCELLVLDAADVIKFMEQNPRVETALRAAMNARQPAQQSTPA is encoded by the coding sequence ATGGCGTCGGTCTCCGCCCGCCGCAGGGCGTATGAGATCATCGAGCCTGGGATCAAGCGCGACAGGCCGGCGCTATGGTTCGAACGCGCCTCGATCCTGATCATCCTGGCAAGTGTCGCGGTGGCTGTCGCCTCGACCGTCGAGGGGCTCGATCTTGGAATTCTCCGCGACCTGTATGCCGGCGAGTTCGCTTTCGGCCTGTTCTTTCTCGGCGAGTATGCGGCGCGCCTGTGGACGGCGCCCGAGCATCCGGTCTTCGGCGGCGAGAATGGTCGCGGTGTTGCGGCCTTCATGCTCAGCCCGCTGATGCTGCTGGATGCCGCCGGTCTCGTTCCGCTGTTCCTGCTGGTGGTCAGGCCGCATGCCCTGGCGCCGATCCTGATCTTCCAGGTGCTGCGCTTCTTCCGCCTGGCCCGCTATTCGCCGGCGCTCGCCACCGTCGGCAGGGTGCTTTCGAGCGAGTGGCGGCCGCTGATGGCGGCGGGCCTTATCGGGCTCGGCCTCCTGCTCGTCGCCGCGACCGGCATGTATCTGATCGAGCATGACGTGCAGCCCGTGAATTTCGGCAGCATTCCGGCCGCCATGTACTGGGCAGTCGTCACCGTCGTCACGGTAGGCTATGGCGATGTGGTTCCAATAACTCCGCTCGGCAAGCTGTTCACCGGCTTCGTTATGCTGGGCGGGCTCGTCTTCTTCGCGCTGCCGGTCGCCATCATCGCCACCGGCTTCCTGGCCGAGATCCGCCGGCGCGATTTCATCGTCAATTACGGCATGGTGGCGCGCGTTCCGGCCTTTGCCGGGCTCGACGGCGCGGCGCTGGCCGAACTCGTCAGCCTGCTCAGGGCGCGCAAGTTTCCACCCAATACGATCATCATCCGCAAGGGCGAAGAGGGCGACAGCATGTATTTCATCGCCACCGGCGAGGTCGAGGTCGTGCTGCCGCATCAAACCGTGATACTGGAGGAGGGCGACTTCTTTGGAGAAGTCGCCGTGCTCGGGCGGGTCAAGCGGACGGCGACCGTGATCGCGCGCCGGACTTGCGAGCTTCTCGTTCTCGACGCCGCCGACGTGATCAAGTTCATGGAGCAGAATCCGCGCGTCGAGACCGCACTGCGCGCGGCGATGAACGCGCGGCAACCCGCTCAGCAAAGCACACCGGCTTAG